A window of Penaeus monodon isolate SGIC_2016 chromosome 40, NSTDA_Pmon_1, whole genome shotgun sequence contains these coding sequences:
- the LOC119597747 gene encoding trypsin-like, with the protein MKIVGGVTTGENEYPWQAGLVFSGSSSVFCGGSILRRTWVLTAAHCAENIAGRENNYEVLIGAHNLRVSANSETRHAIKRTIIHPDYEDETVDNDIALLEVEPIEFDRRVMPVCLPAQKDDYDDVLATVTGWGTLSAGGEPSDWLMEVTLPTMSNSECMATYSDLITKNMICAGLEVGGKDSCQGDSGGPMVTVRAGNRAQFEQIGIVSWGAGCAEPGKPGVYTRITEYLTWIESTMSSK; encoded by the exons ATGAAGATCGTGGGCGGCGTGACCACGGGGGAGAACGAGTACCCTTGGCAAGCTGGCCTCGTGTTTTCCGGTTCATCTTCGGTCTTTTGCGGCGGTTCGATCCTCAGAAGGACCTGGGTGCTCACGGCGGCGCACTGTGCTGAAAA TATAGCAGGACGTGAGAATAACTACGAAGTCCTGATAGGGGCTCATAACCTGAGGGTGTCCGCCAATTCCGAAACACGTCACGCCATCAAGAGAACGATCATCCATCCAGACTATGAAGATG AAACTGTAGACAACGACATCGCGCTTCTGGAGGTGGAGCCAATCGAGTTCGACAGGAGGGTGATGCCTGTGTGCCTGCCAGCCCAGAAGGACGACTACGACGATGTCTTGGCCACAGTGACCGGGTGGGGGACGCTCAGCGCGG GCGGCGAGCCCTCTGACTGGCTGATGGAGGTCACGCTGCCGACCATGAGCAACAGCGAGTGCATGGCGACCTACTCTGACCTCATCACCAAGAACATGATCTGCGCGGGGCTGGAGGTCGGCGGCAAGGATTCCTGCCAG gGTGACTCCGGCGGGCCTATGGTGACCGTGCGCGCCGGCAACCGAGCGCAGTTCGAACAGATCGGCATCGTGTCCTGGGGCGCAGGCTGCGCAGAGCCGGGGAAGCCAGGGGTCTACACGCGCATCACGG AATACTTGACCTGGATTGAGAGCACGATGTCCTCGAAATAA
- the LOC119597962 gene encoding cubilin-like, with translation MKVPLGFLAAALLAICGVNNALAEFAIPECIKPPQEVVVPVDGTVLLQSPAFPEAYPSRSNCGWNVRSEEPGQQVRIECPSFKLTNRNRNGRCFDFLRVNDKRFCGERGPAVVASLLDVDFRSDRRRNSRGFNCSVTTAQAPSRSETPRCSQPPQNIPVAPGNVVFFSSPNYPNNYPNGRCGWRFTPAASNTRLTLSCNDFRMQNRVRKNRCQDFLSVKAKGKYVLCSSFCAESPIIYGKLLLVKPIRDNCLASLALSRIPLPHLIFHANPVLSDPQDTEHGDAPTDHK, from the exons ATATGCGGTGTGAACAATGCCTTGGCGGAGTTCG ccatccCAGAGTGCATCAAGCCACCACAAGAGGTCGTAGTCCCCGTCGACGGAACGGTCCTGCTCCAGTCGCCCGCTTTCCCCGAGGCCTATCCGTCACGCTCCAACTGCGGCTGGAATGTTCGG AGTGAGGAGCCGGGCCAGCAGGTGAGGATCGAGTGCCCTTCTTTCAAGCTGACCAACAGGAACAGGAACGGACGTTGCTTCGACTTCCTGCGCGTCAACGACAAAAG gTTCTGCGGCGAGAGAGGCCCTGCTGTCGTAGCCTCTTTACTCGACGTCGACTTCCGCTCCGACCGTCGCCGCAACAGCAGAGGTTTCAACTGCTCAGTCACGACGGCTCAGGCCCCCAGCAGGAGCG AAACCCCCAGATGTTCTCAGCCGCCCCAGAACATCCCAGTTGCTCCTGGAAACGTCGTGTTCTTCAGTTCCCCGAATTATCCGAATAACTATCCAAACGGACGGTGTGGATGGCGGTTTACG CCTGCAGCAAGCAACACGCGCCTTACGCTTTCTTGCAATGACTTCAGAATGCAGAATCGCGTCAGGAAGAACAGATGTCAAGACTTCCTCAGTGTGAAGGCCAAGGGGAAGTATGTTCTCTGtagttc ATTCTGTGCAGAGTCTCCAATCATCTACGGTAAGCTCTTATTGGTTAAGCCAATAAGAGACAATTGTCTGGCTTCACTCGCTCTCAGCCgaatccctctcccccacctcatctTCCACGCCAATCCGGTACTCAGCGACCCTC AAGACACCGAACACGGCGACGCACCAACAGAccacaaataa